From the Musa acuminata AAA Group cultivar baxijiao chromosome BXJ3-1, Cavendish_Baxijiao_AAA, whole genome shotgun sequence genome, the window AATGAAGTAAATGTAGGAAAGCAAATCAGGATTCAGAGAACACTATAGGTTTTTGGTCTAAACATGCTGAATGATAAATTAGTCAAGAGGAAATTTAATGAATCCGTTTGCAGATTAAGATGCCTCATACTTGAAATTCAGTTTTTATAGTGGAGCAGTTGAAACTGATCCTATTCCAATGTAAAAGCTTGTAACACCCTTCATCTAGGCTCTTTCAGATCAGGATCAGCATATCATAAATTGTTGATTAACAAAATAGGTCACAAGTTAGTCTTTTAAGTTCATGGCAGGTCTATTCTGGTCAATGATCGGAAAACTTTACTATTAACTTTTAGAATGCTTCATACACAAAACCATGTAGGAATAAACTAGGGTTGACTATTGAGATGATTTCTAAAACTCCTGTCATAAACAAAAGGTTGGCTACGGGTTCACAAGCTTCTTGGGCTAGCAAAACTTTCTCTGTGCACAGGCTCAATGCATTTTCCTGGCtagcttcaattttttttttcatcttctcaAATTCTACCTCATCATCATCACGGATTACCTTCTTTGAGTTGTGAGAAGGCATTCCTAAACAAGACCTTGTTTGTTCTTTTGTCTGGTTTATGATACCTGCTTGCAAATCCAGGAGTACAAGAATAactgaagatatcaagaaaaagaaaggaggaTAACATCAATACAATGAAATATGGAACTATACACAAATAGATATTTAGAAATAATATTCGACAGCTTTATCTTGCTTACAATGGATATTTTATACCAGGTCCAGTGGACATCTAAGATTATTAATAGGGAAGGTTGGTCCATTGTAACTGGCAAGCACATTTCATAACAGCAGATTTTgcattcatattaaaattaaaaactaaataaacTGGAACAAAATATAAGCATTTGTACTACAGGGAAAAACAGTTCATCAACTATTCCAATCATATCAAGATCATCTTTTTGTATTTGtacttctttgatatgcttctctttctatatACTTTTCATACAAGCTGCATCCTCTTGGACTATTTCTAATCTctaaagatattatgtttagaCCTAGTAGGATTAAAGAGTAATGTGTTCTCGGAAAACATAGTTATAAACCATAAATTCGAATTCATCTTGTGTTTTGTGTGTCTACACAAGTATGTAAAAATAATTCAAATACGAAAACATAGAATCTTaatattcaaataaaaattaGAATTCTTCTCAATTAAATTTGTCCAAATGTGcttgttttattattattctttacTTCTGTAAGGAACAAGGTTGGGTATTATAATGATCCTATGATGATGACCACCTATACAGTCCCATCAATATAGaattaatatattttcttaataaaaaatgAATTATTGTGATAGTTGTATTAATTTTTGTCACTTCTGCAAGCATTTTCCCAATAAAAATTAGAACTCCTAACTTGACTAATTTTCTGCGTATATTCTCTCATTACACATATTTTATCATGAGACTTGGTTTTTGCACTAATATAATAAAGTTGAATGACTCAAGCAAAACATTAATCATTATAAAGATTTTTAGAAATTTTATCAATTTGCTACCAAAATCATCCGATTGAATTATTTTTACtatattcttttatatttttaattccaTATACAAACCAAATTTCTCATAAATCACCATTATTGCATAAAATTTCCTTGTATCATCTCTACCCTGCTTCTTATTTTCTCCTTTAAAGCACTTTCATTGAATAGTTTTATTTGCACAATAATATGTTTTTTTCCCCCTTAATAATTTCAGTATTTGTTCTACCAAGACATTACCCATGTGGTCGAAACAACATCAAGATAACAATCCTTCAAGCTATCCTATTTTTCTTGTTCAATCAAGTTTTGCAGCTCCTATGAGACGATCAGATGAGAAGAACATGTAGATCATCAATTAGACAGCTTTTATGTGTCCATAAGTATTTGCCGCCTTCATTAAGATTCTGGTTTGTCcatatcatcaattgaaaatggCACTCTCTCAGTCTTCTTCCTTTGAGTTTCTGCATCATGTTGCGTAGACCTCAAACAATCAAGCTTGCAATTCAACAGAGACTTCAAAATGCTGGGCCTTCAACAATGCATTGTTGAGTTCATCCTTATgatcttgaaaaatattttgttctttcttttgctCCAGATGTTCAGAGAAAACCTACAGCCTTGTCCTAACCTAGGATTCTCTTTCTTCCCAAAAGTGGTTTTAGGGTTTAGAATTAAGGCTTCTCTTTATCCCAAAGTGCACCTGAGTTAATTTTAGAGCCAGAAATTCTTGTCCAGAACTGTTTCTCCTAGCATCTGTGACAGAACAAGCTTAAAGTTCCATGATCTCCTGGTGTTTCAGCTTAACATGATGCAACTCTTCAACATTTTGAGAAAGTTCCTTGACCTCAgttatattttctcaagtattccaAAGTATCCATCAGATTtccatagagcaacacacttatcTTGTCCCACCTTCAAATTATGTCTAATCAGATGGAGCAGTTTCTGCTTTTTCATATTTTCCTTTTGACTGTTCCGGACAGTCCATTTCTTCATCCATTTTGATTAGCTTTTTCTGGACacaaaatctcttctttagttagGATATGTCAGCTTCTTGTTGTTCTAAATGAAAACAATAAAATTCATTCAGCGAATTGATAGTCGCAACAAGTTTATTGAAGTAATGACCCATTTGATTGAAGTAATGAGTATCCAGGATGAGATGATAGGTTCTGTTTTGCAGAAAGATCAAAGAATTAAAGTTGCCACTAACCAAGGAAATTTTTATCCATTGGTATTTCTGTTAAGCATTTCATCAGACAAGTAATAAGCAGGCGGGGTAGCAGTGGATAAGACACACCGACTCAAATTGTTTACCTAAAAAAGTGTATACACACACATCCagtcatcaaaatctttttcaaTTACAAACTGAGTTGTTCTGTATTCAAACATTTCCAATATACATACAGAAATTAAGATGATGTTCAGATCACAGAAAACAACAATCAGTCATGCATAAAACAGATGACTAACCCAAAAGAAACATTTAGATGAtactcaactaggaaaataatgtAGAACAGTCACAGCAGCAACCTACCATGGTGGCAAAGCTAATCTAGCGAAGCTGAAGGTTAACATGGGAACACTGAGCTTTGAGCTGTGCCTACCTATTCAGTTCATACTATGGCTTCGGCTGTTGTGTTTTCAGTCGGACTGCCATTGTATCTGTACCAGAAACTGATAGGGGATAGTTCACCCCACTAACCACAGCTCAGTTAGCGCAGGAAACTGGACCCCGTCAGCATGGCAGCCACCCGAGTCCTGCTACAATATTAGACGTAAGGGAAGGGAAAATATTCTGCCGTATCGATTCCTTAGATAAACTAACTTATCATTTTTCACCTAAATACTAACATTAATATTGTTAATCGAATTCCAAGAGGAAGATGCAGGCTCACAAAAAAGCTTGTTAATCTGTATTTTCTGTTGGTACTATTTAAATGTGTCTACCATACCGAATTGTACCGCccgatatgggcggtatgtaccggtctgacTTGCCAGCGGCGGATCGCCCGGTACCgatccgcactgtagcagtgcattgTAACAGTACTacagtacaccgtaccgtactgcTATCGAGTCCAGATCGAAatatcggtatggtacggtattacgaatcttactatttattatttttatcatgtatatatatatatattatatatatatatatatatatgtatgtatatgtatgtataacacTAAGTAGAAAAGGGATACGGATACTCTTTTATCTCCTTCCGGCTTATGTTTAAAACATATTGTCTAAATATCTcgacttattatttttattatttttctaagaCTTAGAATTTAGAGCACATTGGTACATAAATCCCTCTTTTAAACTTTTTATATAGTTAAATAATTGTATTATATCAAGAACCAATTTAAGTTCAGCACATTCGCTCTTTTGTGGAAGACTCAAGAGGTCGGGTTCGGGTTTGACCATTGTACCCGATCCGACTCGACAAGAAGACCCACTCCAAAAATGAAGGGTGAGATGCGACCAACTCAATTGAACAACACATCTCAACCGTTAGATCACAACTCCAGGGTATTGTGTGTAGCGTGGTCAACTCGGGATCGACAAGAACCAGGGAGAGCGAGAAGGCACAGCGAAGGGAGTCGCGTCCATGGACCATGAAGGCCGCGACGGGGAGGAGAGGGGGAAGTCTGCCGAGTCCTCACAGCCTCCGGTCAGTCGATCTTCTCTTCTCTTGAAAACGACTAGCTTTGTCATCTATCGTGGATCTTTCATCTGATCTTATCCATCTCTTGTGAGAAGGATTACATAATCTTTCATAGGTTTCGTAAAATTGAACTCAAACAAGAAAGGTTTACGTAATATTTAACATGTTTTGTATTGAATTTGAATGGTGTACTCGAAAAATTCTCTCTTGTTACTGAGATTTTCCATTTAAGGGGGTTATATTCATCATGCCAATTGGTAGGAGAATGGAGTTGCAGATCAAACGCTTCGATTCCCCGACATTTTGTCATCTTAGATTTCCGCTTTCCATGATGTTAATTAGTGATCTAAGAGGTACAATTTTGATGCAGATATAAGACGCATATGAAGTTCGATAATTTGCTTCTTGTGAAATTGGGCAGGATCACCATGGTTATTGTGCTTAGCATATTGTATACTCTGTTGACCTTCTGAGGCTACACTTACAACAGATGAAATGTTTCTGCTTTCCATCTGTATTTCTATTTGTTGTATTGAACTTCTCTCTTGGGACAGTTTGTGGAGGTTCTTTGCAGGAGCTCAGGTAAGGTTAGGAGGTTCGCAGCTGGAACCACTGCTGGATATGCATTGTAtgtgatcaattgtaaattggatATCGGGGTTGCCCCAGGCTTGCATATTGAGGCTGTAAAGGAATGGGAGGAACCTGTGGTCTTTGGTCCTAATTCTATTCTTGTTAACTACGGGAAAGGTTGGAATTTGCAGACTGTTACTGATGAAGGTATAGTCGAGACTGAATTTTACAAGATTCAGTTGTATATTAAACAATTGTCTGGAAGTTGATATTACATATGTGTTTCTTATAATTATATTCTTCTAATCTCAGGGCATGACGAATCAATAGGAATGCTGCAGAATTCAAAGGTACTTCCAGACATCACTGTATGTTTGTTTGTTAATCTTCATCCATGCTTTCCTGAAACTATAGGAGATTATAATATTGACTGTATTGCTAGAATATTCACTAAATGTTACTTCTTAGAGTCTTGTGggcaaaaaaataacaaagaGGGTCATATCGAATAATCTAAGCAAGAGAACATGACAAACCAAAAGCAATGGTTTTTTTCAAGCTGTCAACTTTTTAGTTTTAGGTTTATTTTTCCATTGGCTTACTTCTGTGGCATAAGTTGTTATCGTTAGTGGTAATTCCATGCTATTTCTCCTTTGGCTGGCTTCATGGAGTAGGTTGTTATCCATAGTGAAAGTCATTTAATGCCTTTTAGGGGATTATGAGGTTTACGGTGTATTCATCTTTGTTAAAAGAAACTTCACATTAAAGACCTTTTGAAAAAGAGATACATTGAAGCCACAGGAACAGAAAGATTGGTTTGATGTTTTGAAGACAGCTTAGATCTTCATATTCCAGCTCACAAAAAGTACATTAGAGGTGCCATTTGGAGATATAATAGATGAAGGCCGAAAGGGAACTCCTAATAGGTCTCTTAAAATTTCTATAGCACACAATCATCTCTGGAAAAATTTGGAAACTCTGCACTACATGGTCTTAGTATTATCCTGTTAAGTAGCTAGTTAGCCTTGCTAGCATGCTTTACGTCTATACAATCCCCAAAGTAGTAGTGGTTTTCTAAAGCAGAACTCGGCTTATGGCAATTGAACGGGTATACTTTTGTCCTATCTCGAAACTAAAATGCGAGAAATGATGAAGAAATAAGAATATGTATGATAGCGTTTTGCCAGAAAAATGCCATCAGGACCTGCTTAGATAACTGATATTTATTATCAAAACAAAAAGTTCTACtgctgctaaattttcaagcgacCTGAATATATGATTTATTACTCATTTGTGTAATCTTCTGTTATTATTTTgtagacaaattgaatgagtgcaTCTTTGTTGTCTGTCTTGGAATTTTGCAGAAATCACCCAACTTCCAATCCTTCAAGAAGCCGATGACTATGAATCAGCCAAATTCAACTATCAGTTTTCAGTATATTGGGAAGATACTACTAGCCTTTGCCTTCATGTTCCTGCTTGGAGGAATATTCACCTTCTTCTTGCAAAACCTCCCAGCTATGAACCTCTCAGCTGTATCAAGTCTATAACTTGATCAACTGTGTTGTTCTCTAGCATTCAGTTTGTGAATTATTCGATGTCCAGGCCAGCTCTCTGTGGAGCGTCATAAAATCATTCCTAACATCACCATAAATTGGATTGTTTGTATTCCTTATCTTTAGTTTTTGCAAGGATGAACATGTGGAAGTCTTCCCTCATAATTAGCCTTAGAAAACATCTTGTTTTACTTGTCTTTTGGACATTTTTGTATGCATATTCACAAGGAAAATGTTGGTCTGAATTAAAGTTTTATTTTTGAAGTTTGTATTGATGATTCTCTTGTACCAAAAAACACTTCTACATAGCCTGAAAACTGTGTTAGAGGTGGTTAACTGCAGGGTATGTTTTGGACTTATACATTGGTTCTAAGTGCAGAGAAATTTGTTCATTCAAAACTGTAAATATTGTGTTTACTTGTGATATGTTGGTTGTTTGTGGTGGAAAGAGGAGAGGGGGTGTTAATTCAAACTGGAGCAGCATAATGTCATTTGTTTAGTGTTGACTTTAATGGAGTTGGTCAGACATGATAGATTCTGATTCTCTTCATCCTAGTTAACCAAAGAATTGTAGATGATTAAGTTGCGAGTATAATTTACAACCTTAATAATGCTAAAACTCCACCTCCCCATCATCTGGAAGCACAATATCATGTTCCAATTATGAAAAGACAAAAACGAGGCTCTCATGAATGCTTGCTCAATGTTGTCAATCAAAAAAATTCAGATGCAAATGAAGAaagcaaaatcaaaacaaaatgaAGGATAAAAACTGCAAAAGAGGGAAGGAAACTAAAAGGCTTACACCGGATGTAATTATGTGGCAGTTAACAAGATTTACTATTTGGTCTTTTGATCCATCATCAACTATAGCTTCTCCTAGTAATGTAATTATGTTTTAAGATAAAATAGAGCTGTAAACACTTTACGGAGGATATAATGATGTTGATCATCCAACAAATAAGGCCAAGGAAAAGTTTGCTTATGTGATAGATATatccaaatatcttctccaattcatATAATCCAATCTTAGGAATTAGATGCTGCACTATATCtcattccatttcatataatgGCAGTTATTATAATACTTCATTAGAACACTACCACTGATCCATAGAATTTGCAGATAACCTGAACGATATTATTATTAACATACACTTTAATGTTGCTACAAGCAAAAGCAAAAATGTTCGTCCCCAAATGATGTGCTCTTTGATTTGGTATAATCACATCAACATCATGCTATACTACATAAAGCCAACTCTATGACGGGAGAAGATTGGTTCCCTCTGGACAATTAATGATACAAACTAATTAATCTCATGCAGCTCCATATTACTCCCTCAACTTTCGATGTgaaagatggaaagaagatgaagaacATGGAGTCAGAACATTGCGGCCAAGAATGTCCCCCAAGAAGTCGTAGCGCCGACCAAGAACGGTTCGCCCTCCTCGGTGCCCCGCTACCTTAGCCGGCTGCGAAGGCATCCCCACTCATCGACGAGTGGTGCGAGCTCGGCCAAGAAACCGTGGCGTCAACAACGAAGGGCTCCTCGACGGTGCCACACCGCTCAAGACTGTCCTCCTCACTGCTCCGGTAGCTGCAGTCGCCTACGGGGGTCTCCAAAAGTGGGGACGGTCCCCAAGAAGTCGTTGCACCGACCAAGAACGACTCCCCCGCCTCGGTGCCCCCATTGCTGCTACTGGCCGCGGTAGCCTCAGCCCGCGCTTGCGCCAGGTCCTCGGCGCGAGCAATTGCCTTACGCCGGAGCTCCTCAAGAAATCTCAGTCTTCGGACGGGATCTTCCATCCCCGTCGCCTTCACCGAGCCACACTCCTCCCTGCCATCTTGATTGCCATCGTGTTCTCGCGCCAGGCGGAGGTAGCGACGGATGGCGTCATCGCCAAAGGAGAAGGCCTTACCGCAGGAGGTAAAGGCGACGACGGCGACGTCGGCGCTGCAGACGGCGCCGAGCTCCTTCGCCTTGGAGAAGAGGCCTTGGCGCCTCTTGGCGAAGGTGACGCGTCTTCGTTTAGCATTCTCTACAACCCTCATCTCCAGATTCCTCCGTTTCTTGTTCGACGACGAGGAAGACGACTCCGGAGACATCAAGAACCTATGACTTCTCGAACGCAGGTCTGCGGAAACGTCGAAGCCAATGGGGGTTTATGATGGCACTCTCCGGCATACCAGCACACCCACACCCGCGGGCCCCCTTGACGGGCCCACTATGTTGGTCCAATCACAGTAACCTACCCGCGGCGGGTGTGACATGTATTAAGGTTaacaaaattaaattaataaaatttgtCCGAATCTtgattaagatttaaattaatgAAATTGTAAGATTTAAATTAAGATAAttattttcatatatctcttgttaATTTTTGAAGTCCAGTATGTGTACTCTTGTGAACCTAAAAACATGTTTATATGACTTCATAATTAATCTTCATAAATTGATCAACATTTGGCACATTAATATCCTCTAAAAATGCTTATGTTGTAAAAGTGTTAATTGTTGTTTTTTTATTTATCGATATCAATATATTTGGAAGATCTTAATGTATGTAGGGATGTTAATATTTGCAAGGGAATATGTGTGCAATTATTTGGGTTTAGCAAATGTGAAATTGGATTGACTAAACACTAGAAGCTACTTAGTAGACTACATTGAGAAGCAAGATTCTGTCACCTTTTAAAATCTAGAAGGAGATTCTCAAACTTTTCCACAGATATAGTGAGATTTGATGTTGCTGTGACCCAAAACACTGAGTAATGGTCACTAAAAACACTGAGATTTGATGTTGTTGTGGCCCAAGACACATTTGACAAGTCTGAGAACAAATCTGGATGCAGTGTTCGGTGTttgaatcatcaagataaaatgtAGAGTATACTTCTGAAACTCGGTAGAATATCTTAGAAAGACACTGTTTTGTCTGCAGATCAAATTATCACATCAGATCTGCAGATAAAGCACCTTAATTATAGGATGCTTCTGTTCCCAGAAAGGTGATTAATTGAAGCCATGCACCATGTTTTGTGCATAATTTTAGAGTGAATAGTACACAATAAAACGAGCAAATAAAGAACACAACTAGAAAAGGGAAGCTCATTGGTCTTGCAGTCCTTACTTCAAATCAACACAAGTGCCATGCTTTTCAGTAGACTTTTTCTTGTATCATCTTCTCATTTTGTCTCCTGCTTCTGCTGTCTTCTTGTTGCAGGTTTCTGATCAAAGCACATTATGAGGGGATGGTATGAAGATCTTCAAGGGTTGAGCCACAAACATCCTCACACAAGCTTCCATTGCTTTTGTGGGACTTGCTGTTCTCAGCCCCAGGGCTGCTTCCGGTGCTGCTGGACACTGAACCAAACAAAACTTTCTGTAGGACACCGGTTGGCGAGGACTCCAACCAAGGGCTAAAATCACAGCTATCAGTCGAGAAGTTTATCTGTTGTTTGATAGTGCTGCTAGTTCTGTTTAGGACCTCTCCTAGCGGTCCTGCCATAGAAGACTCCGGGGAGATCGGTAACCAACCAGTTTGACATTTGCTTAATTTGCATGGTACACCAACTCTCAGACCTACATTGATGGGATCATATTCTGCTGATGAATTGCAGGGAGAACAAGCCATAGGGAACGAGATAGACGATTGGGTTCTATCAGATTGCATTTCTACCCCAGACCAGGATATATTTGAATGATCAGACTCATCGTTGAAGCATTGAAGGGGATGGGGTCTCTTCTGCTGATCATTGAGATTTGCAGTGGTGATATAGCTGCTGATATTATCTGAGGAGGTGCTACTTGAATCATTAAAAAGTGAATCCATGGAAACGTGCCCAAGTTTTACTCCAGATGGGGTCTCTTCAAAGGCATTATGTTCCTCTGATACTGGAAATAAGTCACTCATGGGTCTTGATCTCAAAAGGCCTCGCATGGAGAGGCCTTCAGATTCCTGTGCACGCTCATTTACATTTCCTTTGCTCATTGGCATCCTGCAGATCCAGATTGATCAAGGATTAATAATGAAAGATAAAAGTGTATCAGAACTACATGTTATAGAAGCAACTTGGATACCTGTATGCTGCCAATTTAGTGTAGTAAAAACTGAAAAATTACGAAAGAAGTCCAAGTAAGATCTCATTTCATCTATGTCATCTGTGCATCCTCCAGATAATTCTCCTTAACCAAAGAAGTTATTCtgaaaataaatctaaatattctAAGTCCTACATTTTCCAAAAGACAAGTAATTTATGGTATTTATCAACATAGCTGTGTTTGTAATATATGCATTATGGAACAAGGATGGAAAATGTAGAACAAAAACATGTAATTTGCATGTGATAGCCTTCTTTATGTGATAATGGTGAAATATATTGACACGTCCAAGAAACTTCTCATGGGTACATCCATATGCAATTTCTCTTCACAAAATCCTTCAAGCCAATCTATTGACTGCCACCCTTTTTAGCATCATCAATACAAACTGCCATCAGTACTTCAAGATGATTCATCACCATTTACTATGGCTAAAATAGCAgctataagaataaaaaaacatTCTGTAAGAGATTATAATAACGCATAGTATAATGTTGTTCCCTTAAACTTATCCATGCCATTTGGATTGAACAAAACAATGAACATCTAGATTTCAAGACTTATCAAAGCCA encodes:
- the LOC135580960 gene encoding uncharacterized protein LOC135580960 isoform X2; its protein translation is MDHEGRDGEERGKSAESSQPPFVEVLCRSSGKVRRFAAGTTAGYALYVINCKLDIGVAPGLHIEAVKEWEEPVVFGPNSILVNYGKGWNLQTVTDEGHDESIGMLQNSKKSPNFQSFKKPMTMNQPNSTISFQYIGKILLAFAFMFLLGGIFTFFLQNLPAMNLSAVSSL
- the LOC135580960 gene encoding uncharacterized protein LOC135580960 isoform X1: MDHEGRDGEERGKSAESSQPPFVEVLCRSSGKVRRFAAGTTAGYALYVINCKLDIGVAPGLHIEAVKEWEEPVVFGPNSILVNYGKGWNLQTVTDEGHDESIGMLQNSKVLPDITKSPNFQSFKKPMTMNQPNSTISFQYIGKILLAFAFMFLLGGIFTFFLQNLPAMNLSAVSSL
- the LOC103999608 gene encoding MADS-box transcription factor 50-like, which produces MSPESSSSSSNKKRRNLEMRVVENAKRRRVTFAKRRQGLFSKAKELGAVCSADVAVVAFTSCGKAFSFGDDAIRRYLRLAREHDGNQDGREECGSVKATGMEDPVRRLRFLEELRRKAIARAEDLAQARAEATAASSSNGGTEAGESFLVGATTSWGPSPLLETPVGDCSYRSSEEDSLERCGTVEEPFVVDATVSWPSSHHSSMSGDAFAAG
- the LOC103999386 gene encoding growth-regulating factor 6-like isoform X2, which translates into the protein MGLDSGNFDVNMHGVRGPFAPSQWLELERQALIYKYIVAYVAIPPNLLIPIRTSLSPSGFSPFSVGSFGSSSLGWGSYHQRYTGNDDLEPGRCRRTDGKKWRCSKDAIADQRYCERHLNRGRHRSRKRVEGCTRHGSEAIAIVPLQSASAISGSRTSDNLPTSQHQAANLETNINDCCPAQFDRMPMSKGNVNERAQESEGLSMRGLLRSRPMSDLFPVSEEHNAFEETPSGVKLGHVSMDSLFNDSSSTSSDNISSYITTANLNDQQKRPHPLQCFNDESDHSNISWSGVEMQSDRTQSSISFPMACSPCNSSAEYDPINVGLRVGVPCKLSKCQTGWLPISPESSMAGPLGEVLNRTSSTIKQQINFSTDSCDFSPWLESSPTGVLQKVLFGSVSSSTGSSPGAENSKSHKSNGSLCEDVCGSTLEDLHTIPS